One segment of Candidatus Finniella inopinata DNA contains the following:
- the yajC gene encoding preprotein translocase subunit YajC: MFLITAAHADGAPVSSGAGFDIMSFLPIILIFGVFYFLILRPQQAKAKKHQQTLTALRRGDRVVTNGGIIGTVTKLVSDNEIQLEIDDNVKVRFMRAMITDVLSKNEPVASEPVVKAKASKKSKE; encoded by the coding sequence ATGTTCCTAATAACTGCTGCGCACGCTGATGGAGCCCCAGTTTCCTCAGGGGCTGGTTTTGATATCATGAGTTTCTTGCCTATCATTTTGATTTTTGGTGTTTTCTATTTTCTGATCCTGCGTCCCCAACAAGCCAAAGCCAAAAAACATCAACAGACTTTGACTGCCCTTCGACGGGGTGATCGCGTGGTCACCAACGGTGGAATTATCGGTACGGTTACAAAACTTGTAAGCGATAACGAAATTCAACTAGAAATTGATGATAATGTTAAAGTTCGCTTCATGCGGGCTATGATCACTGATGTTTTGTCGAAAAATGAGCCTGTTGCATCAGAGCCAGTGGTTAAAGCAAAGGCTTCTAAAAAATCGAAAGAGTAA